Proteins encoded within one genomic window of candidate division WOR-3 bacterium:
- a CDS encoding DapH/DapD/GlmU-related protein: MEEKKYFVHPSSYIDENVEIGEGTKIWHFCHILRNTKIGKNCVLGQNVMVGPNVVIGNRCKIQNNVSVYEGVELEDDVFCGPSMVFTNVINPRAFIERKHEFKKTLVKKGATIGANATIVCGVTIGRYALVGAGAVVTKDVPDYALVVGVPARQIGWVCKCGNTLKNRKEDKLVCSSCGSEYVEKDGKLIPVVEKV, translated from the coding sequence ATGGAAGAAAAGAAGTATTTTGTCCATCCATCAAGCTATATAGATGAGAATGTGGAGATTGGCGAAGGGACAAAGATATGGCACTTTTGTCATATCCTGAGAAACACAAAAATTGGGAAAAATTGTGTTCTTGGGCAAAATGTAATGGTGGGTCCTAATGTCGTCATCGGTAATAGGTGTAAAATTCAGAATAATGTTAGTGTCTATGAGGGAGTCGAACTTGAAGATGACGTTTTCTGCGGTCCATCTATGGTTTTTACAAATGTGATAAATCCAAGGGCTTTCATCGAGAGAAAGCATGAGTTTAAGAAAACCTTAGTGAAAAAGGGCGCGACGATTGGTGCCAATGCGACTATAGTATGCGGTGTAACAATTGGAAGGTATGCTTTAGTAGGGGCTGGGGCAGTGGTTACAAAAGACGTTCCTGATTATGCCTTGGTGGTGGGTGTTCCTGCAAGGCAAATAGGATGGGTTTGTAAATGTGGAAATACCCTTAAAAATCGGAAGGAAGATAAGTTGGTGTGCTCCAGTTGTGGAAGTGAATATGTAGAAAAAGACGGAAAATTGATACCTGTTGTCGAAAAGGTTTGA
- a CDS encoding tetratricopeptide repeat protein: MKRFLLSLILLGGVAFAQQQQEQPVDSAKIWLSIGRDYLNKNMFEDAIRNFKRSLRCNPNFIPAYLELAKAYIGVGTSYISRGVSDTGYMYIDSAEVIYKKIQTIDSTDSRGLQGLGFIYSVIKKDYNKAIEYYKAALAIQPDNVDALYGLAKVYQNIGEKLTADSVYKAAISKNPNSVGINYSYGLFLVELGRYDEAIPYLEKAYQLGIEDKDKEKEVLLALVKSGIEGGKNKKELYQKVLPYADILIQGDSTNYVYYINRGDLYAGMGKTSLALKDYDTAISLSNNNPVAILKKAMYLTYDLKRYNDAIPVIQKLLAQPDLSDYYKALGYFLLGDAYFGVANATYQSAKAKNSRPGAGDAVRYYEMAKDAYSNALKYADPSLRDQISKRLDLAENNRSKAFGVWKGIEPW; encoded by the coding sequence ATGAAAAGGTTTCTCTTAAGTTTAATCCTTTTAGGTGGTGTAGCCTTTGCGCAGCAACAGCAGGAACAACCTGTTGACTCTGCCAAGATATGGCTTTCCATTGGTAGAGACTACTTAAATAAAAACATGTTTGAAGATGCCATAAGGAACTTCAAGAGATCTTTGCGTTGTAATCCCAATTTTATCCCTGCTTATCTGGAGCTGGCAAAAGCTTACATTGGAGTGGGAACCTCTTACATTTCGAGAGGCGTCAGTGACACTGGATATATGTACATTGATTCAGCAGAGGTGATTTACAAGAAGATACAAACAATTGATTCCACTGATTCCAGGGGATTACAGGGACTTGGCTTTATTTATAGTGTAATCAAAAAAGATTACAACAAAGCCATCGAATACTACAAGGCTGCCCTGGCAATTCAGCCTGATAATGTAGACGCCTTATATGGGCTTGCTAAGGTGTATCAAAACATAGGTGAAAAGTTGACGGCTGACAGTGTTTACAAGGCTGCGATAAGTAAAAATCCCAACAGTGTTGGTATTAACTACTCTTACGGATTGTTCTTGGTTGAATTAGGGAGATACGATGAAGCAATTCCCTATCTTGAGAAGGCCTATCAGTTGGGAATAGAAGACAAAGACAAGGAAAAAGAAGTCCTTCTTGCATTGGTCAAATCAGGTATTGAGGGTGGAAAAAATAAAAAAGAGTTATATCAGAAAGTGCTGCCTTATGCTGATATTCTGATTCAAGGGGACTCTACAAATTACGTCTATTACATTAATAGAGGGGATCTCTATGCCGGAATGGGGAAAACCTCTCTTGCGCTTAAGGATTATGATACCGCTATTTCTCTTTCTAATAACAACCCGGTGGCTATTTTGAAAAAGGCCATGTATCTTACCTATGATTTGAAACGTTATAATGACGCTATACCTGTGATCCAAAAGCTCCTTGCACAACCCGATTTGAGTGATTACTACAAAGCTTTAGGATACTTCTTGCTTGGTGATGCCTACTTTGGCGTTGCCAATGCGACGTATCAGAGTGCAAAAGCTAAGAATAGCAGACCTGGCGCAGGTGATGCAGTAAGGTACTATGAGATGGCGAAGGACGCTTATAGTAATGCTTTGAAATATGCCGATCCTTCTCTGAGGGATCAAATATCAAAGAGGTTAGATTTGGCAGAGAACAATAGGTCCAAGGCCTTTGGAGTGTGGAAAGGAATTGAGCCGTGGTGA
- a CDS encoding HNH endonuclease produces the protein MSRGEVLLLNYDYTPLNVLNLRKAVRLVILKKAEPIYYKDGLYWRSESLTLRLPSVIRLRYHIPLKYREVPLNKKNILRRDNYTCQYCGTTEGPMTVDHVIPKRLGGGDTWDNLVCACFRCNNRKGDSTPEEVGMKLLRPPKKPTYLTLLFSSIKVPDSRWKEFLFEL, from the coding sequence TTGAGCCGTGGTGAAGTTTTATTGTTAAACTACGATTATACACCTTTAAATGTTCTTAATTTAAGAAAAGCGGTCAGGTTAGTAATTTTAAAAAAGGCGGAGCCGATATACTATAAAGACGGTCTTTACTGGCGTTCTGAGAGTTTAACCCTGAGATTGCCAAGTGTGATAAGGTTACGGTATCATATTCCTTTGAAATATCGAGAAGTTCCACTAAATAAGAAAAACATTTTGCGAAGGGATAATTACACCTGCCAGTATTGTGGAACCACTGAAGGCCCCATGACCGTTGATCATGTCATACCGAAGAGGCTTGGCGGGGGTGATACCTGGGATAATCTAGTTTGTGCCTGTTTCCGATGCAATAATAGAAAGGGAGACAGTACCCCTGAAGAGGTTGGAATGAAGCTCTTAAGGCCACCTAAAAAGCCAACTTATTTGACCCTTTTGTTTTCCTCAATAAAGGTACCAGACAGCAGATGGAAAGAATTTCTTTTTGAGTTGTGA
- a CDS encoding Gfo/Idh/MocA family oxidoreductase produces MQVALIGAGYWGKNILRNLKELGFLHCVYDSSPERVLELKVQHHDLTFCESMEQIFEDPSIKAVCIATPASTHYSVVKSALLAGKDVFVEKPLALSTKEAEELIEISEKYGRILMVGHILRYHPAISKLKELIDNGVLGKINYVYSNRLNIGKLRNEENILWSFAPHDISVILHLVGEEPMKVEAFGGDYVQQGIYDVTVTHLEFPKGIKGHVFVSWLHPFKEQKLVVVGSANMAVFDDLSDEKLFLYPHRIKFENSVPVAEKAERVVVPVERAEPLKEELKHFLNCCETRERPKTDGYEGLRVLKVLEKAQESLNLKRRA; encoded by the coding sequence ATGCAAGTAGCGCTTATTGGAGCAGGTTATTGGGGAAAAAATATTTTGAGAAATCTCAAAGAGCTCGGGTTTCTCCATTGTGTATATGACAGCTCGCCAGAAAGGGTTTTGGAACTTAAAGTGCAACACCACGATCTCACCTTTTGCGAATCAATGGAGCAGATATTCGAGGACCCTTCAATAAAGGCAGTTTGTATCGCTACCCCCGCTTCTACTCATTATTCAGTGGTTAAAAGCGCACTACTGGCAGGCAAGGATGTATTTGTGGAAAAACCGCTTGCTCTTTCTACTAAAGAAGCCGAAGAACTCATTGAAATCTCTGAAAAATATGGAAGGATTTTGATGGTGGGGCACATTCTGAGATATCATCCTGCTATTTCAAAGTTGAAAGAGTTGATAGACAACGGGGTTCTTGGGAAGATTAATTATGTCTATTCCAATAGGTTAAACATAGGTAAGTTGAGAAATGAAGAAAATATCCTCTGGAGTTTTGCTCCTCACGATATTTCGGTGATTCTACACCTTGTAGGTGAAGAGCCTATGAAAGTGGAAGCCTTTGGTGGAGATTATGTGCAACAAGGTATATATGACGTGACGGTCACCCATTTAGAATTCCCAAAGGGTATAAAAGGGCACGTTTTCGTGAGTTGGCTCCATCCCTTTAAAGAGCAAAAACTGGTCGTTGTTGGTTCGGCTAATATGGCTGTTTTTGACGATCTAAGTGACGAAAAACTTTTCCTTTATCCTCATAGAATAAAATTTGAAAACTCAGTTCCGGTGGCCGAGAAGGCTGAAAGGGTTGTCGTTCCGGTGGAAAGGGCTGAACCCTTGAAGGAAGAGCTCAAGCATTTCTTAAATTGCTGTGAGACAAGAGAAAGGCCTAAAACCGACGGATATGAAGGATTAAGGGTTTTAAAGGTTCTTGAAAAGGCGCAGGAAAGCCTTAACTTAAAAAGGAGGGCTTAA